A genomic region of Mitsuaria sp. 7 contains the following coding sequences:
- a CDS encoding aspartate/glutamate racemase family protein yields MTHTTPRAARGAGAALPAAPGIVGILGGMGPLATVDFMRKLLDATPAATDQEHIPVVVSSIPQVPDRTAAFRGEGESPLAAMIVSGRRLAAAGAGVVVVPCNTAHLWFDDLEQALGLPMIHLVDAAIAEALALVPEGGKVGLLSTDATLASGLYLNRRPPQGRAVQWLLPTAAEMIELIEPAIAEVKAGQLAAAAPRLAAAALRLRARGARALVLGCTEIPLVLDEPSAGLPVIDATAALARRAVEWATRGGLPDHGR; encoded by the coding sequence ATGACGCACACCACACCGCGCGCCGCGCGCGGCGCGGGCGCAGCCTTGCCCGCCGCACCAGGCATCGTCGGCATCCTCGGCGGTATGGGGCCGCTGGCGACCGTCGACTTCATGCGCAAGCTGCTGGACGCCACGCCGGCCGCCACGGACCAGGAGCACATCCCCGTCGTGGTGAGCAGCATCCCGCAGGTGCCCGACCGCACGGCGGCCTTCCGCGGCGAGGGCGAGTCGCCGCTGGCCGCGATGATCGTCAGCGGTCGGCGCCTCGCCGCGGCGGGCGCGGGCGTGGTGGTCGTGCCGTGCAACACCGCGCACCTGTGGTTCGACGACCTCGAGCAGGCGCTGGGACTGCCGATGATCCATCTCGTCGATGCGGCGATCGCGGAGGCGCTGGCCCTCGTGCCCGAAGGCGGCAAGGTGGGGCTGCTGTCGACCGACGCGACGCTGGCCTCCGGCCTCTACCTGAACCGCAGGCCGCCGCAGGGCAGGGCCGTGCAATGGCTGCTGCCCACGGCGGCCGAGATGATCGAGCTGATCGAGCCGGCCATCGCGGAGGTCAAGGCGGGACAGCTCGCGGCAGCGGCGCCGCGACTGGCCGCGGCCGCGTTGCGCCTGCGGGCACGGGGCGCGCGCGCGCTCGTGCTCGGATGCACCGAGATCCCGCTGGTGCTCGATGAGCCGTCGGCCGGACTGCCGGTGATCGATGCGACCGCGGCGCTGGCGCGCCGGGCCGTTGAATGGGCGACGCGGGGAGGCCTCCCGGACCACGGCCGCTGA
- a CDS encoding amino acid ABC transporter permease, protein MYQWDFASLWQYRGLVAGGVLTTLLYTVVVILTGLPLGVLAGLGQLSSHRLLAGALRAYVEVFRCTPVLVQLVWFYYALPVILGIELAPGTAAVLCLTLYGGAFYAEIVRAGVQSIAVGQQEAGLALGMTRGQVLRSIVLPQAFRRMVPPLVSQSILQFKNTSLLSVLAIPDLLYQGQVIAHETYRPMEIYTLIAVVYFLMLLPATLLARRLEASAVRASGGLSPRSPS, encoded by the coding sequence ATGTACCAGTGGGACTTCGCTTCCCTGTGGCAATACCGGGGCCTCGTCGCCGGGGGCGTGCTCACGACGCTCCTGTACACGGTGGTCGTCATCCTCACCGGCCTGCCGCTGGGCGTGCTTGCCGGCCTCGGACAGCTCTCCTCCCATCGCCTGCTGGCGGGCGCGTTGCGCGCCTACGTCGAGGTGTTCCGCTGCACACCGGTGCTGGTCCAGCTCGTGTGGTTCTACTACGCGCTGCCCGTCATCCTGGGCATCGAGCTGGCGCCCGGAACGGCGGCCGTCCTCTGCCTGACGCTCTATGGCGGCGCCTTCTACGCCGAGATCGTCCGCGCCGGTGTCCAGTCCATCGCCGTGGGTCAGCAGGAGGCCGGCCTGGCGCTGGGGATGACCCGGGGTCAGGTGTTGCGCAGCATCGTCCTGCCGCAAGCCTTCCGGCGCATGGTGCCGCCGCTGGTCAGCCAGTCCATCCTGCAGTTCAAGAACACCTCGCTGCTGTCGGTCCTGGCCATCCCGGACCTGCTTTACCAGGGCCAGGTCATCGCGCATGAAACCTATCGCCCGATGGAGATCTACACGCTGATCGCGGTCGTCTACTTCCTGATGCTGCTGCCCGCCACGCTGCTCGCAAGGCGCCTTGAAGCCTCCGCCGTGCGGGCATCCGGCGGACTCAGTCCTCGATCGCCTTCCTGA
- a CDS encoding LysR family transcriptional regulator, with the protein MRLKHIEVFHAVMLTGSVSAASKLLHVTQPAVTQSLQLAELQLGYALFTRQRRRLMPTREAQALYPEVQALMSQLESVRRMATALGTGEGQGFRILIVPSLAVKALPEALKAFRRRYRDLPISVRTLHSNDIARAMLLQEGDVGIVYGRPSHAALSDELVATGRLVCASPRGKAAADRRTTVALQDLLREPFIRIDERDPLGAVLADQWARLALSPRAGITVQTHHIAMVMAEQGFGPAIIDSFTAQASGGDLHIRTLLPEVPVEVRAVQPQGLRSPQPVADFIAAFRKAIED; encoded by the coding sequence ATGCGCCTGAAGCACATCGAGGTCTTCCACGCGGTCATGCTGACCGGCTCCGTGAGCGCGGCCTCGAAGCTGCTGCATGTCACCCAGCCGGCGGTGACCCAGTCGCTGCAGCTGGCCGAGCTGCAGTTGGGGTACGCGCTGTTCACGCGGCAACGGCGGCGCCTGATGCCGACGCGCGAGGCGCAGGCGCTCTACCCCGAGGTGCAGGCGCTGATGTCCCAGCTCGAATCGGTGCGGCGCATGGCCACGGCGCTGGGCACCGGCGAGGGTCAGGGCTTCCGCATCCTGATCGTGCCCTCGCTGGCGGTGAAGGCCCTGCCCGAAGCCTTGAAGGCCTTCCGGCGACGCTATCGCGACCTGCCGATCAGCGTGCGGACGCTGCACTCCAACGACATCGCGCGGGCGATGCTGCTGCAGGAGGGCGACGTGGGCATCGTGTACGGGCGTCCGTCCCACGCGGCGCTGTCGGACGAACTCGTCGCCACGGGGCGGCTGGTGTGCGCGTCGCCTCGGGGCAAGGCGGCGGCGGACCGTCGCACGACGGTGGCGCTCCAGGACCTGCTGCGCGAACCCTTCATCCGCATCGACGAGCGCGATCCGCTGGGCGCCGTGCTCGCCGACCAGTGGGCGCGGCTGGCGCTGTCGCCGCGCGCCGGCATCACGGTGCAGACGCACCACATCGCGATGGTGATGGCCGAGCAGGGATTCGGGCCCGCCATCATCGATTCGTTCACCGCGCAGGCCAGCGGCGGCGACCTGCACATCCGCACGCTGCTGCCGGAAGTGCCGGTCGAGGTGCGCGCCGTCCAGCCGCAGGGGCTGCGTTCGCCGCAGCCGGTCGCGGACTTCATCGCGGCGTTCAGGAAGGCGATCGAGGACTGA
- a CDS encoding transporter substrate-binding domain-containing protein, with translation MFREKTVHPTRRQFVAGAAATIAAGAAPLVGAQPSESTLSRVRRTGSLRLGVVPGAVPYAVKDLVSGEYQGFCIDLGRDLARHLQVDVTWVDTSWGNAILDLRTDKVDAHFGLAPTAQRRQAVDFTEPLFNNMNSVVARKGLQFQTWADIDRPGVTVAVDVGSSHDQLATRLLKQADVRRFDSIAAATLAVQSGRADCQILAILLSTALVAKRPDIGHLVLPTPYDTAPSCIGVRQQSDPRFVQVLNAWIAEARASGRVRAALVANMHRLAKVSVDSFPPQVRI, from the coding sequence ATGTTCCGGGAGAAGACCGTGCACCCCACACGCCGACAATTCGTCGCAGGCGCCGCCGCCACCATCGCTGCGGGCGCCGCGCCGCTGGTGGGCGCGCAGCCGTCGGAATCGACCCTGTCCCGGGTCAGGCGCACCGGCAGCTTGCGGCTGGGCGTCGTCCCCGGTGCCGTCCCGTACGCCGTGAAGGACCTGGTCTCGGGCGAGTACCAGGGCTTCTGCATCGACCTGGGCCGGGACCTGGCGCGCCATCTCCAGGTCGACGTGACCTGGGTCGACACCAGCTGGGGTAACGCGATCCTGGACCTGCGCACCGACAAGGTCGACGCGCACTTCGGCCTCGCCCCGACGGCGCAGCGGCGCCAGGCCGTCGATTTCACGGAGCCCCTGTTCAACAACATGAACAGCGTCGTGGCCAGGAAGGGCCTGCAGTTCCAGACCTGGGCCGACATCGACCGGCCCGGCGTGACCGTCGCGGTGGACGTGGGATCGAGTCATGACCAGCTCGCCACGCGCCTGCTGAAGCAGGCGGACGTGCGACGCTTCGATTCGATCGCCGCCGCCACCCTGGCCGTGCAGAGCGGCCGGGCCGACTGCCAGATCCTCGCGATCCTGCTGTCCACCGCGCTGGTGGCGAAGCGGCCTGACATCGGCCACCTCGTGCTGCCCACGCCCTACGACACCGCACCCTCGTGCATCGGCGTCCGTCAGCAGTCCGATCCCCGGTTCGTGCAGGTGCTGAATGCCTGGATCGCCGAGGCCCGCGCCAGCGGCCGCGTACGGGCCGCACTCGTCGCCAACATGCACAGGCTGGCCAAGGTCTCGGTCGACAGCTTCCCGCCGCAGGTCCGGATTTGA
- a CDS encoding N-acetylmuramoyl-L-alanine amidase: MNGDMTGLPSSTADTTVDTTPTLADLPSRSRRKALGRMGATVLSFSVLPAAPALAASATNIVAVRVWPASDYTRVTIESDRQLAAKSFMAANPDRLVIDIDGLELNAGLKELLGKVKPDDPFIAGVRVGQNQPRVVRIVLDLKQTVAPQVFTIEPVAAYQNRLVLDLYPTRERDPLLDLVRGKEAAETAAAQSVNDALGELIGRIDRPLTAASSAEQAASAAATPPQRPASSTAIAKIDTPPPPSPPLKEVAPEMSQTKLDRLIVIAIDPGHGGEDPGAIGPTGLREKDVVLAIGKKLRDRLNANPRIRVMMTRDADFFVPLNERVRKARRVQADLFVSIHADAFITPKARGASVFALSTSGASSTNARWMADKENAADVIGGVNTKVVKDAGVLRAMLDMSTSAQIKDSLKLGGEVLGQIGKLAKLHKGSVEQAGFAVLKAPDVPSILVETAFISNPEEEARLRDPDYQDDLVKALATGIARYFAKNPPLAARHRAL, translated from the coding sequence ATGAACGGAGACATGACCGGCCTGCCCTCCTCCACCGCGGACACGACCGTCGACACGACGCCGACGCTCGCCGACCTGCCCTCGCGGAGCCGCCGCAAGGCCCTGGGACGCATGGGCGCGACGGTGCTGAGCTTCTCCGTGCTGCCCGCCGCGCCGGCGCTGGCGGCGAGCGCCACCAACATCGTCGCGGTGCGCGTGTGGCCGGCGAGCGACTACACGCGCGTGACCATCGAGTCCGATCGTCAGTTGGCCGCGAAGAGCTTCATGGCGGCGAATCCGGACCGGCTCGTCATCGACATCGACGGGCTCGAGCTGAACGCGGGCTTGAAGGAACTGCTGGGCAAGGTCAAGCCCGACGACCCGTTCATCGCGGGCGTGCGCGTGGGTCAGAACCAGCCGCGCGTGGTGCGCATCGTGCTGGACCTGAAGCAGACGGTGGCGCCGCAGGTGTTCACGATCGAACCTGTGGCGGCCTACCAGAACCGGCTGGTGCTGGACCTGTACCCCACGCGCGAGCGTGATCCGCTGCTGGACCTGGTGCGCGGCAAGGAAGCCGCGGAGACCGCTGCGGCGCAGTCGGTGAACGACGCGCTGGGCGAGCTGATTGGCCGCATCGACCGGCCGCTGACGGCGGCCTCGTCGGCCGAGCAGGCCGCGAGCGCCGCTGCGACGCCGCCGCAACGTCCCGCCAGCTCGACCGCGATCGCGAAGATCGACACCCCGCCGCCGCCCTCCCCGCCGCTCAAGGAAGTGGCGCCGGAGATGAGCCAGACCAAGCTGGACCGGCTGATCGTGATCGCGATCGATCCCGGCCACGGCGGCGAGGATCCGGGCGCGATCGGCCCCACGGGCCTGAGAGAGAAGGACGTGGTGCTGGCGATCGGCAAGAAGCTGCGCGACCGGCTGAACGCCAACCCGCGCATCCGCGTGATGATGACGCGCGACGCGGACTTCTTCGTCCCGCTGAACGAGCGCGTGCGCAAGGCGCGGCGCGTGCAGGCCGACCTGTTCGTGTCGATCCACGCGGACGCGTTCATCACGCCGAAGGCGCGGGGCGCCTCGGTCTTCGCGCTGTCGACCAGCGGCGCGAGCTCGACCAACGCGCGCTGGATGGCCGACAAGGAAAACGCGGCCGACGTGATCGGCGGCGTGAACACCAAGGTCGTCAAGGATGCCGGCGTGCTGCGCGCGATGCTGGACATGAGCACGTCGGCGCAGATCAAGGACAGCCTGAAGCTGGGCGGCGAGGTGCTGGGGCAGATCGGCAAGCTGGCCAAGCTGCACAAGGGCAGCGTCGAGCAGGCCGGCTTCGCGGTGCTGAAGGCGCCGGACGTCCCGTCCATCCTGGTGGAGACGGCCTTCATCTCCAACCCCGAGGAAGAAGCCCGGTTGCGCGACCCGGACTACCAGGACGACCTGGTCAAGGCGCTGGCGACGGGCATCGCGCGGTACTTCGCGAAGAACCCGCCGCTCGCCGCAAGACATCGCGCGCTGTGA
- a CDS encoding amino acid ABC transporter substrate-binding protein, giving the protein MKMPAPRAVAVSFASMASIAVCALTAGPAAAQPAGTLEKVKAAGVITVAYRDSSIPFSYLGADGQPTGFGWEICGKVVEQVKKATGRADLKVATQSVTSQNRIPLLDNGTIDIECGSTTNNSDRAKQVDFAINYFYTGTRLLVKSSSPIKTFADLKGRKVVSTTGTTNYQVMRRMNQEQNLGFELISAKDHADAALLVQSGRADAFAMDDILLYGLRAGALNPAELAVVGDPVQVEPYAIMVRKDDVAFKKLVDATLTGLMKSGEFEALYKKWFQSPIPPKGITLGATMSRELQENLQALSDKPAR; this is encoded by the coding sequence ATGAAGATGCCCGCTCCCCGTGCCGTCGCCGTGTCCTTCGCCTCGATGGCGTCGATCGCCGTCTGTGCCCTGACCGCGGGGCCCGCCGCGGCGCAGCCCGCGGGCACGCTCGAGAAGGTGAAGGCCGCCGGCGTCATCACCGTCGCGTACCGGGATTCCTCGATCCCGTTCTCCTACCTCGGCGCGGACGGGCAGCCGACCGGCTTCGGCTGGGAGATCTGCGGCAAGGTCGTGGAGCAGGTGAAGAAGGCCACCGGCCGCGCCGACCTGAAGGTGGCCACGCAGTCCGTGACCTCGCAGAACCGCATCCCGCTGCTGGACAACGGCACCATCGACATCGAGTGCGGTTCCACCACCAACAACAGCGACCGCGCCAAACAGGTGGACTTCGCGATCAACTACTTTTACACGGGCACGCGGCTGCTGGTGAAGTCCAGCTCGCCGATCAAGACCTTCGCCGACCTCAAGGGGCGCAAGGTCGTGTCGACCACCGGCACGACCAACTACCAGGTGATGCGGCGGATGAACCAGGAGCAGAACCTGGGCTTCGAGCTGATCAGCGCCAAGGACCACGCCGACGCCGCGCTGCTGGTGCAGTCGGGCCGGGCGGACGCCTTCGCGATGGACGACATCCTGCTGTACGGGCTGCGCGCCGGCGCGCTCAATCCGGCCGAGCTCGCGGTGGTCGGCGATCCGGTGCAGGTCGAGCCCTACGCGATCATGGTCCGCAAGGACGACGTCGCGTTCAAGAAGCTGGTCGACGCCACGCTGACGGGGCTGATGAAGAGCGGGGAGTTCGAGGCGCTCTACAAGAAGTGGTTCCAGTCGCCGATCCCGCCCAAGGGCATCACGCTGGGCGCGACCATGAGCCGCGAGCTGCAGGAGAACCTGCAGGCGCTGTCGGACAAGCCCGCGCGCTGA
- a CDS encoding S41 family peptidase — translation MQHSILSKAITVALSLTAAIAAAPTQAQQAASTTASATAAAAPAPAVTLLLRDPAVSARHLAFVYGGDLWIANRDGTQPRRLAGHAAGEFAPRFSPDGQWIAFSAGYDGNTDVYVIAAGGGQPRRLTWHPAADQVTGWSPDGKRVLFASNREVLNTRSKQLFEVPVDGGFEQKVMEAVAYEGVWSPDGTRLAYRPNGSAYSGPSGWRQSRGGSTPPIWIIDPKGKTWEEIPHVNGTDSNPIWMGDEVVFISDRNDGAANLFAFNTKTKALRQLTKETVWDVRSADGRDGRIVYEAGGQLKEVGIDGGASRFLSIALNEPSNEARVQWKDAAKTMTGASLSATGKRVVVSARGEVFSVPVKDGVVRNLTQTSGVREKDALWSPDGQQVAYVSDEPGMRHQVVIRDQLGDQAANKPTRKLLLPEAGYYTLLAWSPDGARLVLQDNHLNLYQLALTGAQSGKLAKIDSSERRAGFDVGFSPDGRYLAYTVVGKNFFSQVRIVDFQTGQQHTVTDGLSHAGLPAFSTKGDVLFFAASINSGPAQVGLDMSTQERAVRMGLYAAVLRADGKSPLEPKAGDEDGKDGKDGKDKKADEDKKDDKSEKGDKADKSEKSEKADKDAKDDKKSDRKDDGKDVKPKVKPVRIDFVGLKDRIVGLPVSTARYDDLAVADDGALFYIERRQPGVSIDAEGGNGGKGDLYRFDFEEKKAKMVKPQIQGYSLSPDGKKILLSPGGGRLEIADAKEKIDTKSIDLSGLKTRVDPRAEWRQIFDETWWMEKEFFYDPKLHGLDWNGIYQRYSPLVAGVQRREDLNDLLVEMIGELQVGHNRVGGGDVHQEGRVAVGLLGADFSVEGGKYRIKTIFKGDRWDPYLKAPLAAPGLGVKEGDYLLAVNGQPVDGAHNLYQQLENTVGKQVQLTVSANANGQGARRVTVEPVATEGRLRQWAWIDHNREEVDRLSGGKIAYVYMPDTAGPGFQHFNRMFFGQVDKPGLIVDDRRNGGGQAANYVVELLNRSYLGSWKDRDGLIYDTPAGAIYGPKAMLIDQDAGSGGDFMPYAFKRTGLGPLIGKRTWGGLIGISANPGLIDGGVLVVPFFRFFTPEGEWRIENEGVSPDIDVDLDPVAVNAGRDVQLEAGVASVLERLKTWKPIQRTVAPPMPTQVGK, via the coding sequence ATGCAACACAGCATTCTCAGCAAGGCCATCACCGTGGCCCTGAGCTTGACCGCCGCGATCGCGGCGGCACCGACGCAGGCCCAACAGGCAGCGTCCACGACCGCTTCCGCCACAGCAGCAGCGGCGCCCGCGCCTGCCGTGACGCTGCTGCTGCGCGATCCCGCCGTGTCCGCACGCCACCTGGCCTTCGTGTACGGCGGCGACCTGTGGATCGCCAACCGCGACGGCACCCAGCCGCGCCGGCTCGCCGGTCATGCGGCCGGTGAATTCGCGCCGCGCTTCTCGCCCGACGGCCAGTGGATCGCGTTCTCCGCCGGCTACGACGGCAACACCGATGTCTACGTGATCGCCGCCGGTGGTGGTCAACCGCGCCGCCTGACCTGGCACCCGGCCGCCGATCAGGTGACCGGCTGGAGCCCCGATGGCAAGCGCGTGCTGTTCGCCTCCAACCGCGAGGTGCTGAACACCCGCAGCAAGCAGCTGTTCGAGGTGCCGGTGGACGGCGGCTTTGAACAGAAGGTCATGGAGGCCGTCGCCTACGAGGGCGTGTGGTCGCCCGACGGCACGCGCCTGGCCTACCGCCCGAACGGTTCCGCCTACTCCGGCCCGAGCGGCTGGCGCCAGAGCCGCGGCGGCTCGACGCCGCCGATCTGGATCATCGATCCCAAGGGCAAGACCTGGGAGGAGATCCCGCATGTCAACGGGACCGACAGCAACCCGATCTGGATGGGCGACGAGGTCGTCTTCATCTCCGATCGCAACGACGGCGCGGCCAACCTCTTCGCGTTCAACACGAAGACCAAGGCGCTGCGCCAGCTGACGAAGGAAACCGTCTGGGACGTGCGCAGCGCCGACGGCCGTGATGGCCGCATCGTCTACGAGGCGGGCGGACAGCTGAAGGAAGTGGGCATCGACGGCGGCGCGTCGCGCTTCCTGAGCATCGCGCTGAACGAGCCGAGCAACGAGGCACGCGTGCAGTGGAAGGACGCCGCCAAGACGATGACCGGCGCCTCGCTGTCGGCCACCGGCAAGCGCGTCGTGGTCAGCGCGCGCGGCGAGGTCTTCTCCGTGCCGGTGAAGGACGGCGTCGTGCGCAACCTGACGCAGACCTCCGGCGTGCGAGAGAAAGACGCCCTGTGGAGCCCCGACGGCCAGCAGGTCGCGTATGTCTCCGATGAGCCCGGCATGCGCCATCAGGTCGTGATCCGCGACCAGCTCGGCGACCAGGCTGCCAACAAGCCCACCCGCAAGCTGCTGCTGCCGGAGGCCGGCTACTACACGCTGCTCGCGTGGTCGCCCGACGGCGCGCGGCTGGTGCTGCAGGACAACCACCTGAACCTGTACCAGCTGGCGCTGACCGGCGCTCAGTCGGGCAAGCTGGCGAAGATCGACAGCAGCGAGCGCCGCGCCGGTTTCGACGTCGGCTTCTCGCCCGACGGCCGCTACCTGGCCTACACGGTGGTCGGCAAGAACTTCTTCAGCCAGGTCCGCATCGTCGACTTCCAGACCGGCCAGCAGCACACCGTCACCGACGGCCTGAGCCACGCGGGCCTGCCGGCGTTCTCGACCAAGGGCGACGTGCTGTTCTTCGCCGCGTCGATCAACTCGGGCCCGGCGCAGGTGGGCCTGGACATGTCCACGCAGGAACGCGCGGTGCGCATGGGCCTGTACGCGGCGGTGCTGCGCGCGGACGGCAAGTCCCCGCTCGAGCCCAAGGCCGGCGATGAAGACGGCAAGGACGGCAAGGACGGCAAGGACAAGAAGGCCGACGAGGACAAGAAGGACGACAAGTCCGAGAAGGGTGACAAGGCGGACAAGTCGGAGAAATCCGAGAAGGCCGACAAGGACGCCAAGGACGACAAGAAGTCCGACAGGAAGGACGACGGCAAGGACGTCAAACCCAAGGTCAAGCCGGTGCGCATCGACTTCGTCGGCCTGAAGGACCGCATCGTCGGTCTGCCGGTGTCGACCGCGCGTTACGACGACCTGGCGGTCGCGGACGACGGCGCGCTGTTCTACATCGAGCGCAGGCAGCCGGGCGTGTCCATCGACGCCGAAGGCGGCAACGGCGGCAAGGGCGACCTGTACCGCTTCGACTTCGAGGAGAAGAAGGCGAAGATGGTCAAGCCGCAGATCCAGGGCTACAGCCTGAGCCCCGACGGCAAGAAGATCCTGCTGAGCCCGGGCGGCGGTCGGCTTGAGATCGCCGATGCCAAGGAGAAGATCGACACCAAGAGCATCGACCTGTCGGGCCTGAAGACCCGCGTGGATCCGCGCGCCGAATGGCGCCAGATCTTCGACGAGACCTGGTGGATGGAGAAGGAGTTCTTCTACGACCCCAAGCTGCACGGCCTCGACTGGAACGGCATCTATCAACGCTACTCGCCGCTGGTGGCGGGCGTGCAGCGCCGCGAGGACCTGAACGATCTGCTGGTCGAGATGATCGGCGAGCTGCAGGTCGGCCACAACCGCGTGGGCGGCGGCGACGTGCACCAGGAGGGCCGTGTCGCGGTGGGTCTGCTGGGCGCGGACTTCAGCGTCGAGGGCGGCAAGTACCGCATCAAGACGATCTTCAAGGGCGACCGCTGGGATCCCTACCTGAAGGCGCCGCTGGCGGCGCCGGGCTTGGGCGTCAAGGAAGGCGACTATCTGCTGGCGGTCAACGGCCAGCCGGTGGACGGCGCGCACAACCTGTACCAGCAGTTGGAGAACACGGTCGGCAAGCAGGTGCAGCTGACGGTGTCGGCCAACGCGAACGGGCAGGGCGCGCGTCGCGTGACCGTGGAGCCGGTCGCGACCGAGGGTCGTCTGCGCCAGTGGGCCTGGATCGACCACAACCGCGAGGAAGTGGATCGCCTGAGCGGCGGGAAGATCGCCTACGTCTACATGCCCGACACGGCGGGTCCGGGCTTCCAGCATTTCAACCGGATGTTCTTCGGCCAGGTGGACAAGCCGGGGCTGATCGTCGATGACCGCCGCAACGGCGGCGGCCAGGCGGCGAACTACGTCGTCGAACTGCTGAACCGCAGCTACCTCGGCAGCTGGAAGGACCGCGACGGCCTGATCTACGACACGCCCGCAGGCGCCATCTACGGCCCCAAGGCGATGCTGATCGACCAGGACGCGGGTTCGGGCGGCGACTTCATGCCGTATGCGTTCAAGCGCACGGGCCTGGGCCCCTTGATCGGCAAGCGGACCTGGGGCGGCCTGATCGGCATCTCGGCGAACCCGGGCCTGATCGACGGCGGCGTCCTGGTGGTGCCGTTCTTCCGCTTCTTCACGCCGGAAGGCGAGTGGCGCATCGAGAACGAAGGCGTCTCGCCGGACATCGATGTCGACCTGGATCCGGTGGCGGTCAACGCCGGCCGCGATGTGCAGCTCGAAGCGGGCGTCGCGAGCGTCCTCGAACGCCTCAAGACCTGGAAGCCGATCCAGCGCACGGTTGCTCCGCCGATGCCGACGCAGGTCGGCAAGTAA
- the queG gene encoding tRNA epoxyqueuosine(34) reductase QueG: protein MVEVRAWALEFGFSQIGVAHVDLSDAEAGLQAWLDAGFHGEMQYMAAHGLKRARPAELVPGTISILTARMDYLPEAAGDDWQDREWAAMRDPSRAQVSLYARGRDYHKVLRQRLQQLADRIQDRVGTMGHRVFTDSAPVLEVELASRSGIGWRGKHTLTLHRDSGSMFFLGEIYLDLELPASEPVTAHCGQCRACLDACPTGAIIAPYRLDARRCISYLTIEQDGPIPIEFREAIGNRIYGCDDCQLACPWNKFARRNALPDFDWREPLGNASLLSLFAWDEATFLKRTEGSAIRRIGHARWQRNIAVAMGNALRQDLTPDLRAQMRAALEAASQDATPLLAEHISWALDS, encoded by the coding sequence ATGGTCGAGGTCCGCGCCTGGGCGCTTGAGTTCGGATTCTCACAGATTGGGGTGGCCCACGTCGATCTGAGCGATGCGGAAGCCGGCCTGCAGGCCTGGCTGGACGCCGGTTTCCATGGCGAGATGCAGTACATGGCCGCCCACGGCCTCAAGCGCGCCCGGCCCGCCGAGCTGGTGCCGGGCACGATCAGCATCCTGACCGCGCGCATGGACTACCTGCCCGAGGCCGCCGGCGACGACTGGCAGGACCGCGAATGGGCCGCGATGCGCGATCCGTCGCGCGCGCAGGTCTCGCTGTACGCCCGCGGCCGGGACTATCACAAGGTGCTGCGCCAGCGGCTGCAGCAGCTGGCCGACCGCATCCAGGACCGCGTCGGGACGATGGGCCATCGCGTGTTCACCGACTCCGCGCCGGTGCTGGAGGTCGAGCTCGCGAGCCGCTCCGGCATCGGCTGGCGCGGCAAGCACACGCTGACGCTGCACCGCGACAGCGGCTCGATGTTCTTCCTCGGCGAGATCTACCTCGACCTCGAGCTGCCGGCCAGCGAGCCGGTCACCGCGCATTGCGGCCAGTGCCGCGCCTGCCTGGACGCCTGTCCGACCGGGGCGATCATCGCCCCATACCGGCTCGACGCGCGGCGCTGCATCAGCTACCTGACGATCGAGCAGGACGGGCCAATTCCCATCGAGTTCCGCGAGGCGATCGGCAACCGCATCTACGGTTGCGACGACTGCCAGCTCGCCTGTCCGTGGAACAAGTTCGCGCGCAGGAATGCGCTGCCCGACTTCGACTGGCGCGAGCCGCTGGGGAACGCGTCGCTGCTGAGCCTGTTCGCCTGGGACGAGGCGACCTTCCTCAAGCGCACCGAAGGTTCGGCTATCCGCCGCATCGGCCATGCGCGATGGCAGCGCAACATCGCCGTGGCGATGGGCAACGCGCTGAGGCAAGACCTGACGCCGGACCTGCGCGCGCAGATGCGCGCCGCGCTGGAAGCCGCGTCGCAGGACGCGACGCCTCTGCTCGCGGAGCACATTTCCTGGGCGCTCGATTCCTGA
- the tsaE gene encoding tRNA (adenosine(37)-N6)-threonylcarbamoyltransferase complex ATPase subunit type 1 TsaE, with protein MSILETRPYRWPDEAACERFAQALARCPQIADLSVELDGGLGAGKTSLVRHLLRALGVTGRIKSPSYAVVEDYAPPGLSGRPAHHFDFYRFSDPREWEDAGFRDLFAAPGLKLSEWPEKAAGMLPAPDLRLFLSVNDDDSRDVRAEAHTVRGQDLLVELDRQLAGPSH; from the coding sequence TTGAGCATTCTAGAAACCCGCCCGTACCGTTGGCCCGATGAGGCCGCCTGCGAACGTTTCGCACAGGCGTTGGCCAGGTGTCCGCAGATCGCGGACCTGAGCGTCGAACTCGACGGCGGCCTGGGGGCCGGCAAGACCAGCCTGGTCCGTCATCTGCTGCGCGCGCTGGGCGTCACCGGCCGCATCAAGAGCCCGAGCTACGCGGTGGTCGAAGACTACGCCCCGCCGGGACTGTCCGGCCGACCCGCCCATCATTTCGACTTCTACCGCTTCAGCGATCCGCGCGAGTGGGAGGACGCGGGCTTCCGCGACCTCTTTGCCGCGCCGGGGCTCAAGCTCAGCGAATGGCCCGAGAAGGCCGCCGGCATGCTGCCCGCGCCGGACCTGCGGCTGTTCCTGTCGGTCAACGACGACGACAGCCGCGACGTTCGGGCCGAAGCGCACACGGTGCGGGGTCAGGATTTGCTGGTCGAGCTGGACCGGCAACTGGCCGGACCTTCCCACTGA